Proteins encoded by one window of Emys orbicularis isolate rEmyOrb1 chromosome 15, rEmyOrb1.hap1, whole genome shotgun sequence:
- the SPATA19 gene encoding spermatogenesis-associated protein 19, mitochondrial, with product MIISTWGVYILICKSIGRRFPPSKAPDIKVVETEMLSVLEHWLRKIEEEASKFFKQKLENKAETKATPSAGQGSGMTKSQSVQVSSTKLPVSSSSRGLLEERTKIQFIRWSQTRVYRVSSDMRNEAMRERLEQVRNSVSQVMLQAMQNNRSNTEIRATLSS from the exons ATGATTATTTCCACGTGGGGCGTGTACATCTTGATCTGTAAATCAATTGGCCGTCGGTTCCCACCCAGCAAGGCTCCG GACATTAAAGTCGTGGAGACAGAGATGCTGTCCGTGCTAGAGCACTGGCTGAGGAAG ATTGAAGAAGAAGCTTCCAAGTTCTTTAAGCAGAAACTGGAAAACAAGGCAGAAACCAAAGCGACCCCTTCTGCTGGCCAAGGTTCAGGAATGACAAAGTCACAG TCTGTTCAAGTCTCTAGCACGAAACTGCCAGTGTCATCGTCGAGCCGCGGTCTTCTGGAGGAGAGGACAAAGATCCAGTTCATAAGATGGAG TCAGACCCGGGTCTATCGAGTATCGAGTGACATGAGGAACGAAGCCATGCGGGAGAGGCTGGAACAAGTGCGAAACAG TGTTTCCCAGGTCATGCTTCAAGCAATGCAGAACAACAGGTCGAACACTGAGATCCGAGCCACGCTTTCAAGCTAA